The Harpia harpyja isolate bHarHar1 chromosome 10, bHarHar1 primary haplotype, whole genome shotgun sequence genome includes a region encoding these proteins:
- the MRPL4 gene encoding 39S ribosomal protein L4, mitochondrial, which produces MIRTGGSGLVAAAVRAWARGRAGAAGVSSGPTGPPAIPEPRREKLLLPALPRSPVLRACSVPVPPHRSPVQAWVESLRHHDDERRGLTDLHPDVFAVRPRLDILHMVAMWQKNFKRISYAKVKTRAEVRGGGRKPWRQKGSGRARHGSIRSPLWRGGGIAHGPRGPTSYYYMLPMKVRVLGLKVALTVKLMQDDLHIVDSLEIPTADPQYLVDLARYRHWGRSVLIVDVNKMPENIGTAAAGLKTINLIPALGLNVHSMLKHETLVLTLDTVTFLEEKLLWHDTRYSALYPFSMPYSDFP; this is translated from the exons ATGATCCGTACGGGGGGGTCCGGCCTTGTCGCCGCCGCCGTCCGGGCCTGGGCCCGGGGACGGGCTGGGGCCGCGGGG GTCTCGTCCGGGCCCACCGGGCCCCCCGCGATCCCCGAGCCCCGCAGGG agaagctgctgctgccagcgctGCCGCGGTCCCCGGTCCTGCGGGCCTGCagcgtccccgtccccccccaccgCTCCCCCGTGCAGGCCTGGGTGGAGTCGCTGCGGCATCACGATGACGAACGCCGGGGCCTGACCGATCTTCACCCCGACGTCTTCGCCGTCAGGcccag GCTTGACATCCTGCACATGGTGGCCATGTGGCAGAAAAATTTCAAGAGGATC AGCTACGCCAAGGTGAAGACGCGGGCGGAGGTGCGGGGGGGCGGCAGGAAGCCGTGGCGGCAGAAAGGATCGGGTCGAGCCCGGCACGGCAGCATCCGCTCGCCCCTGTGGCGCGGGG GGGGCATCGCCCACGGGCCGCGGGGTCCCACCAGCTACTACTACATGCTGCCCATGAAGGTGCGGGTGCTGGGGCTGAAGGTGGCACTGACGGTGAAGCTGATGCAG GATGACCTTCACATCGTCGACAGCCTGGAGATACCCACCGCCGATCCCCAGTATCTGGTGGACCTGGCACGGTACCGGCACTGGGGCCGCTCCGTCCTCATCGTCGACGT CAACAAGATGCCGGAGAACATCGGAACTGCGGCAGCCGGTTTGAAAACCATCAACCTGATCCCCGCGTTAG GTCTCAACGTGCACAGCATGCTGAAGCACGAGACGCTGGTGCTCACGTTGGACACCGTCACCTTcctggaggagaagctgctgtGGCACGACACCCGTTACTCGGCGCTCTACCCCTTCTCCATGCCCTACAGCGACTTCCCctag
- the S1PR2 gene encoding LOW QUALITY PROTEIN: sphingosine 1-phosphate receptor 2 (The sequence of the model RefSeq protein was modified relative to this genomic sequence to represent the inferred CDS: inserted 1 base in 1 codon; deleted 5 bases in 3 codons) — MGSIYKEYFNTEKIREHYNYTKEGSESSPTTSRWVVSILIVVLCCFIVLENLLVLISVCRNKKFHSAMYIFIGNLALSDLLAGLAFMANILLSGAXTFNLTPVQWFVREGTAFATLAASVFSLLAIAIERHVAITKVKVYSSDKNCRMVLLIGACWVIAAAIGSLPIMGWNCMSDLRDCSTVLPLYSKRYVLFVITIFTLILLTIVGLYSRIYCIVRSSHAEIAPAQTLALLKTVTIVLGAFIVCWLPAFIILLMDASCPVRACRILYKANYFFAFATLNSAANPIIYTLRSRDMRREFLRVLCCCGAGRRDQPAGRCGLPLRTSSSLDRCTPKYELPTSPITRDCTTSV; from the exons ATGGGGAGCATCTACAAGGAATACTTCAACACGGAGAAGATCCGGGAGCACTATAACTACACCAAGGAGGGCTCGGAAAGCTCCCCCACCACCTCCCGTTGGGTGGTCTCCATCCTCATCGTCGTGTTGTGCTGCTTCATCGTGCTGGAGAACCTGCTGGTCCTCATCTCCGTTTGCCGCAACAAGAAGTTTCACTCGGCCATGTACATCTTCATCGGGAACTTGGCT CTCTCCGATCTCTTGGCCGGGTTGGCCTTCATGGCCAACATCTTGCTCTCCGGAG ACACCTTCAACCTGACGCCGGTGCAGTGGTTCGTACGGGAAGGCACGGCCTTCGCCACGTTGGCCGCCTCCGTCTTCAGCTTGTTGGCCATCGCTATCGAGCGCCACGTGGCCATCACCAAGGTCAAGGTCTACAGCAGCGACAAGAACTGTCGGATGGTGCTGCTCATCGGGGCTTGTTGGGTGATCGCCGCCGCCATCGGCAGCCTCCCCATCATGGGTTGGAACTGCATGAGTGACCTGCGGGATTGCTCCACCGTCCTGCCCCTCTACTCCAAACGTTACGTGCTCTTCGTCATCACCATCTTCACCCTCATCCTCCTCACCATCGTGGGGCTCTACAGCCGCATCTACTGCATCGTGCGCTCCAGCCACGCCGAGATCGCC CCCGCCCAGACCCTGGCCTTGCTCAAGACGGTCACCATCGTCCTGGGCGCCTTCATTGTCTGCTGGCTACCGGCCTTCATCATCCTCCTCATGGACGCCTCCTGCCCCGTCCGGGCGTGCCGGATCCTCTATAAGGCGAACTAT TTTTTTGCCTTCGCCACGCTCAACTCGGCCGCCAACCCCATCATCTACACGCTACGGAGCAGGGACATGCGCCGGGAATTCCTGCGGGTGCTCTGCTgctgcggggccgggcgccgGGACCAGCCCGCCGGCCGTTGCGGGCTCCCGCTCCGCACCTCCAGCTCGCTGGACCGCTGCACCCCAAAATACGAGTTACCCACCTCGCCTATTACCCGTGACTGTACCACCTCCGTCTAG